Proteins from one Setaria italica strain Yugu1 chromosome V, Setaria_italica_v2.0, whole genome shotgun sequence genomic window:
- the LOC101756797 gene encoding non-classical arabinogalactan protein 31 has product MAPISRVLGCGLALVIFAVGCLPSRVSAMGLPRPQPNLNFTIGVEGVVWCKGCRYRGYIQSRDASPLRNVSALLRCRHGRRRALSVWGATNSRGYFLIETGAQAAPFTSKDCRVYVPRSPARGCRVDVSPGRNRGLPLRFRRFVTRPDGLQGRYVAGSFTFAPQTGPSADPVNWTLALLLRLVGL; this is encoded by the exons ATGGCGCCTATAAGCCGCGTCCTAGGCTGCGGCCTCGCCCTTGTGATCTTCGCCGTGGGGTGCCTGCCGTCCCGCGTGTCGGCCATGGGCCTGCCCCGGCCGCAACCGAACCTCAACTTCACCATCGGCGTCGAGGGCGTCGTCTGGTGCAAGGGCTGCCGGTACCGCGGCTACATCCAGTCCAGGGACGCCTCGCCTCTCCGGA ACGTCTCGGCGCTGCTGCGGTGccggcacggccgccgccgagcgctGTCGGTGTGGGGCGCCACGAACTCGCGCGGCTACTTCCTGATCGAGACGGGGGCGCAGGCGGCGCCCTTCACCAGCAAGGACTGCAGGGTGTACGTGCCGCGGTCACCGGCGCGCGGGTGCCGGGTGGACGTCAGCCCCGGCCGGAACAGGGGGTTGCCGCTCAGGTTCCGCCGGTTCGTGACGCGACCCGACGGGCTGCAGGGGCGCTACGTCGCCGGCAGCTTCACGTTCGCGCCGCAGACCGGTCCAAGTGCTGACCCGGTCAACTGGACCCTCGCACTACTACTTCGACTCGTGGGGCTGTAA